CAGGCTAACTTGCCCCGGACTCCGTGCCGGACAAGGCAAGTCATGTGGACTGGCCGGCGTGCGCGAAGTTGTCACGATTTCGCGCCCGACTTAAGGCAAGAACCGTATGAGGTAATTCTTCACGTACGGGTCTGTGCGGGGGTGGCCCGCAAGGGCCATCCCTACCGCGATTCCCATTATTAAACGGGACTTATCCCCTTTTCCGGGTCCGGAGATAAAGTGCCGCATCCACCGGCCGAATGGCCCGTACGGCCTCGGCATCTCGAATTTCGACGTTCACAGAGCTTCTCCTTCGCTCGGTGAGCGGACCGTTCCTCCTCCGCCCGTTTGGTGCAAGACCATATCGACGCTGTCGTCATCCACACTCGGCATGCTCCAGGCAAAGCCCGCGCAGGCCGAGACGGCCTGCACGTAGGCGCGGCTAAACTGCTCCTTTTGCATGTCGAGGTCCATTGCCGGCTCGCGTCGATGCTTTGCATGTGCTCCGTGACAAGGCCATTTTATCGGGTGGCAGCAGGGGATTACAGGTTCGACGTGCCTGGTTTCTGAACTCTCGCCGCGAACCGGCGTGCCGGCGCAGGGCTGGGTCGAGTGATCGCCGCAATGGAGGCCGCCAGCGATTCAAGCGAAACGGCACCGTCTTCGTGGAGGCAGATGTTGTAGACTAGCCACCTGCCCGCCGGCCGCCTTATCATGCGCGGTTGGTGGCTGCTTGGGAGGAACTTTGCCTTGTCGAACCAAAACGGTCAGTCGCTCGCCTGCGGTTTTGAATCGGCGCCCGTTGGCAAGTCGCTTCTCGTGTACGCCGATTGCCTCGCATGGCTCGCCGGCGTTCCAGAAGACACGGTTCACGCAATCGTGACCGACCCGCCTTATGGCGTGAAGGAATACGAGGCCGACCAGCTTGCCAAGCGCAAGGTCGGTCGGGGCGGCATTTGGCGCATTCCGCCCTCGTTTGACGGGCACGTGCGGGCACCGTTGCCACGCTTCACGGCCCTCGATCGCAGCGAACGCGAAGCCGTGCGAACCTTCTTCGCGGAGTGGTCGCGATCGACGCTCTATGCCTTGAGGCCCGGCGGCCATGTTTTCATCGCGACCAACGCCTTTATCGCCCAATTGCTGTACGATGCGCTGGTCGAAGGTGGGCTGGAATTCCGCGGGCAAGTCATTCGGCTCGTGCGCACACTCCGCGGGGGCGATCGCCCGAAGAACGCGGAAGCCGAGTTTCCGGGTGTCTCTTCCATGCCCAAGGGATGCTATGAGCCGTGGGGCATATTCCGCAAGCCCATGCCCGACAAGATCACCGTCGCGGAATGCCTTCGGCGGTTCCAGACCGGCGCCCTCCGCCGAACGCCCGATGATCGGCCGTTCGAAGATTGTATTCGCAGCGAGCGGACGCCGCGTGCCGAGCGAGCGATCGCGAACCATCCCAGCCTGAAGCCGCAATCGTTCTTGCGGCAAGTCGTGTACGCGTCACTGCCGCTTGGCGAGGGCATCGTTGTTGACCCGTTCATGGGGTCCGGCTCCACGGTCGCGGCAGCCGAAGCTCTTGGCCTATCGAGCATCGGCATTGAGCGGCACCGCGAGTATTTTGACCTGGCAGCCAAGGCAATCCCGCGGCTGGCCAGAATAGCGGCAGGCATTCCGACACCGCGCGAGCAGCCGTCGCTATTCTGAGTCGCGGTAAATCCAATTGATCGACCGCTGCTGGCGTGCATGCAACGAGTTCTAAATCGGCCATCCACGTTCCCCGATTCGACGCGCTCGCCGCCGGTCTGCCGCTGAAAGTTGTCCCAGGGCGGCGGTGGCAGGGGAGCGATCCAAAAAACGATCTCTTCGAATTCGACGGCCCCCGTGGTTCGCCAGGCTGCGGCCAACCGCGTCAGTGGCGGCTGAGAGAGAGGGTTTGCGGACCAGAACGCAGGAGGTTTGCATCCGGGGATCGATCAAAGTCGGCGGGGCGTCGCCGCCTGCCGTCACCGCTTCGAGTTGCTGAGGCGTTAGTGCCTAATTATTGAGCAGCCGCGTCGCGCGGCGGTCCAGCGCCGGCCGACGGCGCACGGCGGGCGCAAATTTGCGCCAGCCGATGAAACACGGCGTTTTTGCTCGTCCAGCACCTCATTGAATCGGAGTCCGGCTCGCCTGCCTAATTTGTGCGCATGAGCAGATTATACGTGCATAACTATTGAACACCCTTGAGACAAAGACGAGGAATTGCGAGCGGGTCGGGGTTGTGGGGAGCGTGCGTGACGCGAAGCAGCGCAAGCCAGCGGCGCGCCAGAATGACGGTGTACGCGGGGAACTTCCTGCGCCACGGATGAAACACGAACCGAACACGGATGCCTTCGGAATTCATCCGCGTTTGATCCGCGTTTCATCCGTGGCTCAACCGACTCAGGCGGCCGGCACAGCCTCCTTGAAGCGATGGCACGCAATCCGGTTTCTGGCGAAGTGTTGCCGGAAAGCGGTCCGTTTCACTGTTTGGCCATGTTTCACCATTCGTCGAATATGGGGCGATGCCGGGCAGGTTGGCAAGGCGTCGCGGGTGCGAAAAAAGCCCGAATCCCGGTGTAACCTCGTCGCGAGGCGGCGCCACCGCCGCGTTTCCCGCGACGCCGCGCAAACACGCAAAAACGACGCAACCACTTGCTGATTAGTGAGTTACGTCGAATATCGCGGTTCAGCCGGTTTGTCGCGAACACATCCCAAGCCACTTTGTCCGTACAACGCGGGAAGATACGAACCGTTCCCGAAACCCCCAATTCCCAACCCCCGAGGCATCTATGGGATATTATCGCGACAAAAAAGTTGGCGATCCGAAGTGGATCGCCGGAGACGAAGAGCACGATGCGGCCTTAGCCGAAAGCGGCGTGACGGTCGAAGCGCTTAGCCGAGTCCGCGGCCGGCCGCCAAGCTGGCTGGTGGAAAATGTGATCGCCGACGAGGCGGTCACCGTCGTGGCCGGCGAACCGGGAGCGGGCAAAACCTTCATCGGCTGCCAAATCGCCGCCGATGTCGCCCGTGAGCTGGAACATCGCGTGGTGCTGGCCACCGCCGGCTATGAGCGGCCGGAGCTGTTGCGCTGGCGGTTCGATCAGGCCGAAGGCGACGCCCGACGCGTGGCCCTGGCCACGCTCGAACCCACCGGGTTTTACGATCGGCGGCGGAAACCGAGCGACGACATCCTCGACGAGCGGATGGCGATTCTCTACCACACGCTCGAGGGGGCGGGCGACCCAAAGAGCGGCATCCTGCCGGCCCAGATCAACCTCGACCGTGATGACCTTCCATCACCTCGGGCCGCCCGGCTGCTGGTGATCGATGATGTCGACGGCTGGTTTGGCAAGCCCGGTAACATGCTGTCGAGCGCCGCCCTGGCCCGCGTGATCCAGCGGCTGAATGAGCTGGCCCGCTCGCTGCGCCTGGCGATCGTCGTGCTGGTGCGGATGCAGTTGAGCGTCGAGGGACGCATCACCACGCGGCAGCTCAGCCGGCTGTCGCAGGCGGCCAGCGTGGTGTGGACGGTGGTCAAGGACCGGGAAATTTCAAATTGCGAAATGCAAAATGCAAATTGCAAATTGGAAGAAGGCGACCGAGCGTACCGTCAAAGCGCCCGGCGGTGGTTTTTGCCGGTCAAGAACAACCTGGCGGCCGATGCAGATGTGCTGGGACGCTCGTTCGAGCTGTTGGATGGGCGCATCCGCTGGCATACCGAGGATCCCGCGCCGGAACTGGCCGAGGCGCTGCTGCCCAGCGCGCATAACAGCGACCGCCGCCGCGTGCGGAATGCGGCGATCGCCTGGATCAAAGAAGCGCTCGCCGCCGGGCCCATGCCTTCCGACGACTTGTATAAGGAGGGCGTCAAGGACGGCTTTTCCAAGGGCACCCTGCTGCGTGCCGCGGCCGAATTGGGAATCCACTCGCATAAGACCGGCTTCAACGGAGGCTGGGAAATGCGCTGGGTGCCGCCGGAAGCCGCCGGCCCTGGAAGCATGCTCAGGGCCCGGCCGCTGGAGTTCAGGGTGGTCGCGGAGGGAGCGACGGAGAGAGGGAGAGACGGAGCGACGGAGAGAGGGAGCGAGAAATTGGAGGCGACGAGTTGCGCGTCTTCGATGGAACGTGAGGAATTGGAGGCGGCGAGTTGCGCGCCTTCGATGTCCACTCACCCTCACCCGCTCCCGGAGGGAGCGGGAAGCGCCAGACCCGACAAACCGCCAAACGTGTACGAAGTGGTGGTCGATGCCCTGCGCGAAGCGTGCTGAACGGTCTGGCGGTCCGTGACCGCCGCCGGCAGCAGCAGCCTGATCTTGCGTAGACCGCTCCGTCTGAAACGGTCTTACCGCACGAGCTCTTTGACAATTTGGTAGAGTCTGGGAACTGCGACGCGGGCCATCGCCGCGCGTTTGCCGCGGCTTGCGATCGGTCGAGGAGGCTCTGATTGTCGGAAGATATCAGGCGGCGGCTCTCTCGTCTTGGGCCTGATTGAGAATCTGCTTGATGCTCGTCACCATATACGAGAGCATCTCTTCCGTCAGGCCGGGAAAAACTCCGATCCAAAACGTCTGGTTCATGACGCGGTCGGTTTGCGTGAGAGGTCCGGCCAGGCGGTGCTCGATCTGCGTGTAAGCCGGCTGCCGCAGCAGATTGCCGGCAAAGAGTTGCCGCGTGGCGATGCCCCGCGCTTCCAATGCTCGCACCAACGCCGGCCGCGAAAGCGGCGCGTCGTCGCGGACCGTGATCGGAAACCCGAACCACGAGGGGTCGCTGCCCGGCGTTGCTTCGGGCAACACAAGCTGATGCTCGACATCGCGCAGGCCTTCGCGCAGCCGGGCAAAGTTCCGCCGCCGCGCGGCGATGAACTCCGGCAGCTTCTCCAACTGGCTCAGGCCGACCGCCGCCTGCATATCGGTGACCTTCAGGTTGTAGCCGATGTGGCTATAGGTGTATTTGTGGTCGTAGCCGTCGGGCAGCTCGCCAAGCTGCCACTCGAACCGCCGGCCGCAGGTGTTGTCTTTGCCGGGCGGACACCAGCAGTCGCGTCCCCAGTCGCGGTACGACTCGACCAGCTTCTTCAACAGCGGGCTGTTGGTCAGCACGGCGCCGCCTTCACCCATCGTGATGTGATGCGCCGGATAAAAGCTGGTGGTTGCCAGGTGGCCGAAGGTGCCCAATGGGCGGCCGCGATATTCGCCACCCACGGCGTCGCACATGTCTTCGATCAACCATAGGTTCGCATCTTCGACGACGCGCATCACCGCGTCGAGATCGAACGGATTGCCCAGCGTGTGGGCCAGAATCACCGCCTTGGTGCGCTCGCTGACGGCGCCGGGCAACTGCTCGACGGCCACGTTGTACGTCGGCAAAGAAATATCGAGGAACACAGGAATCAAACCGTTCTGCAAAATCGGGTTGACGGTCGTGGGAAAGCCCGCCGCCACGGTGAGCACTTCGTCGCCGGGCTTCAGACGACGCTCGCCCAGCCGCGGCGAAGTGAGCGCCGACACGGCCAACAGGTTCGCGCTCGAACCCGAGTTCGTGAGCAGGGCGTGGCGGACGCCGCAGAAGCGGGCGAAATCGCGCTCGAACCGCTCGGCAAATCGGCCCGTGGTCAGCCAGAAATCGAGTGACGAATCGACCAGGTTGACGAGATCGTGCTCGTCGAACACTTTGCCGCTCACCGGCACGGCGTCTTTTCCCGCCCGGAAGCCGCGCCGCGGCCAGTGGGCGTGGTAATACTGCCGCACGAGATCGAGAATGGCTTCGCGAAGCTGGTCGGGTGGATGGCTCATGCGGCGCGACGGACCGCAAAGGACCGTTCCTGGTAGTTTTCGATTTGTTGCTTCAGCACCGTCTCGCCCGCGTCGGCCGCTTGTGCCCAGGCCCGCGTCCAGGCGATGGTCCACTTTAGTCCCTCGTCGAGCGAAAGTTGCGGTCGCCAGCCCAGCCGCTGACGCGCCTTGCTCGAATCCAACCGCAACGTGTGCGCCTCGTGCGGAGCGTTGGCGGGCGGTTCAAGAGAGATCTGGCCGCCACCCCAATGTTTGACCAGCCGCTCGGTCAGATCCCGGACCGAGATCACGTCGTCGTCGCCCGGACCAAAGTTCCAGGCCCCACAGAACGCCTCGCCGACGACGCATAGTCGCTCGGCAACTTGCAGATAGCCGTCGAGTGGCTCCAACACGTGCTGCCAGGGGCGGACCGCATGCGGATTGCGAAGCACGACCTGGCGGCCGTCGAGCAGCGCCCGCAGAATGTCGGGCACCAGCCGGTCTTCGGACCAGTCGCCGCCGCCAAAGACGTTGCCTGCCCGGACCGTGGCCAGCTTGGGCGCGTCCGGCGCCGAGAAGTACGATTGCCGATAGGCGGCCGCGATCAGTTCCGCGCAGGCCTTGCTGCAACTATACGGATCGCGGCCGCCCAGCGGCTCGTCTTCGCGATAACCCCAGGGCCATTCGCGGTTCTCGTAACATTTATCGCTGGTGACGATCACTACCGCCCGCACCGAGGGAGTCTGCCGGACGGCCTCGAGCAGGTGTGCCGTTCCCAAAGCGTTGACGTGCAGGGTCTCGAGGGGCGAAGCGTAGGAGCGGCGCACCAGGGGCTGTGCGGCCAAATGAAAGACGATCTCCGGCTGCAGCGCGGCGAGCGCGGCCGTCATCGCCGGCGCATCGCGCACGTCGCCGAAAACCGACTCCATGCCCCGATCGACGCGGGCCGCCTCGAACAAGCTTGGCCGGCCAGGCTCAGGCGCTAGCGCGAAGCCGCTGACGTTCGCCCCCAGCGTCTTCAGCCAGGTCGCCAGCCAGGCTCCCTTGAAGCCCGTGTGGCCGGTAAGGAAGACTTTCTTTCGCCGGTAGAACGTCGCCAATGACACGCGTTTCCTCCTTGGGCTTCCAGCTTGCCTTGCCACTTTCCCAGAGCGACTCCAGATACTGCTTGTCGCGCAGCGTATCCATCGGTTGCCAAAATCCGCGATGGCGGAAGGCCATCAATTGCCGCTCCGCCGACAGCCGTTCCAGCGGGCCGCGTTCCAGCGGTTCGTGGTCGCCGGCGAGATAATCGAGCACTTGGGGCTGGAAAACGAAAAAGCCGCCGTTGATCCAACCTTCGCCCGCTTGGGGCTTTTCCGAAAACTGCGACACGGCGTCGCCGTCGAATTCCAATGACCCGAACCTTGCCGGGGGGCGGACGGCGGTGACGGTCGCCAGCCGCCCGTGGGCGCGGTGGAACTCCGCCAGGGCGCCGACATCGACGTCGGCCACTCCGTCGCCGTAGGTGACCATGAACGGCTGGCCGTCGAGCCAGGCTTCGAGCCGCTTGATCCGCCCGCCGGTGGCGGTGTTCAGTCCCGTATCGACCAGTCCCACCCGCCAGTCGCAAACGTGCGACAGCACCGTGCGCACGGTGCCTTCGGCCAGTTCGATGGTCCAGTCGTTGTGGCGGATGCGATAGTTATGAAAATACTCTTTGATGACTTCGCCCTTGTAGCCGCAGGCGATGAGGAAGTCGTTAAAGCCGTGGCGGGCATAGATGCTCATAATGTGCCACAGGATCGGCTGGCCGCCGATCTCGACCATCGGCTTGGGCCGCAGGGCCGTTTCTTCGGCCAACCGCGTGCCATAACCGCCCGCTAAGATCACGACCTTCATCGCCCGATTCGCCTCAACAGCCGGTGGGTTTGCATCAGTTCGCCGCCAGGAACACGGTGGCCGCGGTGGCGGCGATCACGGCCAGGCTGGTGTGGTCTTTCAAGGCGAAGGCCACGGGATCGTATTCGACCTGTCGCCGCCGCGCCAACAGCCAGAACCGCGTGATCCAGTAAAGCAACAGCGGGCACACCAGCCACAGCAATTCGCGGTGCCGATAGAGCCGGTCGACGGCGCTGCTGTCGATATACAGGCAAAACACGAGTACGGCCAAATAACCGCTGGTGGGGCCGATCTGCTCCAGCAATTGCGCGTCGTCGGCGCAATAACCGCGGCCGGGCAGCGCATCGCCGGACGTGTGCGCCGAAAGCCGCAGCTCGATATAACGCTTGCCCAGCGCCAGGCTCAGAAAGAAGAACAGGGCGAAGGCCAGCAGCCAGGGCGAAACCGGCACGCTCACGGCCGCCGCGCCCGCCGCGATTCGCAGCGTATACAGCCCGGCCAACACAATCACGTCGATCACGATGTGTTTTTTGAGCCACAGCGAATAGGCCGTGGTCGTGGCCAGATAGATCGCCAGCCAGGTAGTGAATGCCGCGGCGAGCCAAGCCAGCGACAGCGCGAATGCGACCGCCGCGGAGCAACCGGCCAGACCAAGCCCGGCGGGCACGGACAGTTCGCCGGCGGCGAACGGGCGTCGGCGTTTGGTCGGATGCCGGCGGTCCGCTTCGATGTCGAGCAGGTCGTTGACGATGTAGATGGCCGATGCGGCCGCCGAAAAGGCCGCCATACCGAGCAGGGCCAGGCCCAATTTGCCGACCTCGGTCCACTGATGCGCCAAGAAAAGCGGCAAGAGGAGCAGCAGGTTTTTGACCCATTGGTGCGGCCGCAGGGCGGCGATGAGCGGCTTCGCCCGCTTGGCCGACAGCAGCAACGATTCCCACAGGGTATCGTTCCGAATCAGCGTGCCGTCGAGGTCGACGCAGACGATGTCCGACGGCGTGTGCGGGCGGGCCTGGGCGAGCACCCCCGTGGCACGCGTGGACTGCTGAAAATGAGGTCGGGTGAGCATCCGTGCCCGGTTCCTGGCGCTGGTTTTTCGCGAGGGACCTTATAGCTCGCTTTGGCCGGTCAGGTCAAGTTCGCTTATGCCGGTGGTGCCGAACTTAGCGGTACGATCGGCTCCGGGCGGTTTGCGGCCGGCTTCGTCGTAACCTATGAAAGTATTGCGTCCCCTTGGCGCGGCTTGGCGGTCGGCTGCGCCCGAGCAGGGCAACATCGGCAACTTTTTGCGACATGGCAATTACGCGACCACGGCACGAAGATGTGGCCTTCTATAAGGAGGTCCACCGCTTGATTGCCCGAGAGCTGCACAGCGACCGTCGGGGCGGCGACCGCAACGCCTACCGTTGCGTGCAGCGGATTGCCCCGTTGATCGGCGAGCAGGTGCCGCCCTTGTCGGAGTTCAAAGAGGTGCGCTGCCAGGATCTGTCGCCCGGCGGTTTTTCGTTTGTTTGCGACGCTCCGCCCGAGCAGGAAGACTACGCCGTCGAGTTGGGTCGTGCTCCGGTGCTGATTTATGTCACGGCGCGTGTGGTCCACGTTTCGGAGGTGCGCGTCGGCCCACGCGTGCAATACCTCGCCGGCTGCCGCTTCACGGGGCGATTGACGGGGTAGCGCGCTCGCCAAACGCACCATTGACGCCCGCCGCGATCTTTCGCAAACTGGTGTGGCGTAACACTTTTGCCGGAGTGGCGGAATGGCAGACGCGCTGGACTCAAAATCCAGTGTCCGCAAGGACGTGCGGGTTCAAGTCCCGCCTCCGGTATTCTGGGGAATCGCCAAGAGCATCTTCACTTTAGCGCTCCGCTGGCAATGGCGGCCGCCTGGGCGCGCAGCCGCGTCAGTTCGGCGGCCAG
This genomic stretch from Pirellulales bacterium harbors:
- a CDS encoding DNA methyltransferase, producing MSNQNGQSLACGFESAPVGKSLLVYADCLAWLAGVPEDTVHAIVTDPPYGVKEYEADQLAKRKVGRGGIWRIPPSFDGHVRAPLPRFTALDRSEREAVRTFFAEWSRSTLYALRPGGHVFIATNAFIAQLLYDALVEGGLEFRGQVIRLVRTLRGGDRPKNAEAEFPGVSSMPKGCYEPWGIFRKPMPDKITVAECLRRFQTGALRRTPDDRPFEDCIRSERTPRAERAIANHPSLKPQSFLRQVVYASLPLGEGIVVDPFMGSGSTVAAAEALGLSSIGIERHREYFDLAAKAIPRLARIAAGIPTPREQPSLF
- a CDS encoding AAA family ATPase, with amino-acid sequence MGYYRDKKVGDPKWIAGDEEHDAALAESGVTVEALSRVRGRPPSWLVENVIADEAVTVVAGEPGAGKTFIGCQIAADVARELEHRVVLATAGYERPELLRWRFDQAEGDARRVALATLEPTGFYDRRRKPSDDILDERMAILYHTLEGAGDPKSGILPAQINLDRDDLPSPRAARLLVIDDVDGWFGKPGNMLSSAALARVIQRLNELARSLRLAIVVLVRMQLSVEGRITTRQLSRLSQAASVVWTVVKDREISNCEMQNANCKLEEGDRAYRQSARRWFLPVKNNLAADADVLGRSFELLDGRIRWHTEDPAPELAEALLPSAHNSDRRRVRNAAIAWIKEALAAGPMPSDDLYKEGVKDGFSKGTLLRAAAELGIHSHKTGFNGGWEMRWVPPEAAGPGSMLRARPLEFRVVAEGATERGRDGATERGSEKLEATSCASSMEREELEAASCAPSMSTHPHPLPEGAGSARPDKPPNVYEVVVDALREAC
- the rfbH gene encoding lipopolysaccharide biosynthesis protein RfbH, which codes for MSHPPDQLREAILDLVRQYYHAHWPRRGFRAGKDAVPVSGKVFDEHDLVNLVDSSLDFWLTTGRFAERFERDFARFCGVRHALLTNSGSSANLLAVSALTSPRLGERRLKPGDEVLTVAAGFPTTVNPILQNGLIPVFLDISLPTYNVAVEQLPGAVSERTKAVILAHTLGNPFDLDAVMRVVEDANLWLIEDMCDAVGGEYRGRPLGTFGHLATTSFYPAHHITMGEGGAVLTNSPLLKKLVESYRDWGRDCWCPPGKDNTCGRRFEWQLGELPDGYDHKYTYSHIGYNLKVTDMQAAVGLSQLEKLPEFIAARRRNFARLREGLRDVEHQLVLPEATPGSDPSWFGFPITVRDDAPLSRPALVRALEARGIATRQLFAGNLLRQPAYTQIEHRLAGPLTQTDRVMNQTFWIGVFPGLTEEMLSYMVTSIKQILNQAQDERAAA
- the rfbG gene encoding CDP-glucose 4,6-dehydratase gives rise to the protein MATWLKTLGANVSGFALAPEPGRPSLFEAARVDRGMESVFGDVRDAPAMTAALAALQPEIVFHLAAQPLVRRSYASPLETLHVNALGTAHLLEAVRQTPSVRAVVIVTSDKCYENREWPWGYREDEPLGGRDPYSCSKACAELIAAAYRQSYFSAPDAPKLATVRAGNVFGGGDWSEDRLVPDILRALLDGRQVVLRNPHAVRPWQHVLEPLDGYLQVAERLCVVGEAFCGAWNFGPGDDDVISVRDLTERLVKHWGGGQISLEPPANAPHEAHTLRLDSSKARQRLGWRPQLSLDEGLKWTIAWTRAWAQAADAGETVLKQQIENYQERSFAVRRAA
- the rfbF gene encoding glucose-1-phosphate cytidylyltransferase, encoding MKVVILAGGYGTRLAEETALRPKPMVEIGGQPILWHIMSIYARHGFNDFLIACGYKGEVIKEYFHNYRIRHNDWTIELAEGTVRTVLSHVCDWRVGLVDTGLNTATGGRIKRLEAWLDGQPFMVTYGDGVADVDVGALAEFHRAHGRLATVTAVRPPARFGSLEFDGDAVSQFSEKPQAGEGWINGGFFVFQPQVLDYLAGDHEPLERGPLERLSAERQLMAFRHRGFWQPMDTLRDKQYLESLWESGKASWKPKEETRVIGDVLPAKESLPYRPHGLQGSLAGDLAEDAGGERQRLRASA
- a CDS encoding UbiA family prenyltransferase — its product is MLTRPHFQQSTRATGVLAQARPHTPSDIVCVDLDGTLIRNDTLWESLLLSAKRAKPLIAALRPHQWVKNLLLLLPLFLAHQWTEVGKLGLALLGMAAFSAAASAIYIVNDLLDIEADRRHPTKRRRPFAAGELSVPAGLGLAGCSAAVAFALSLAWLAAAFTTWLAIYLATTTAYSLWLKKHIVIDVIVLAGLYTLRIAAGAAAVSVPVSPWLLAFALFFFLSLALGKRYIELRLSAHTSGDALPGRGYCADDAQLLEQIGPTSGYLAVLVFCLYIDSSAVDRLYRHRELLWLVCPLLLYWITRFWLLARRRQVEYDPVAFALKDHTSLAVIAATAATVFLAAN
- a CDS encoding PilZ domain-containing protein, with the translated sequence MAITRPRHEDVAFYKEVHRLIARELHSDRRGGDRNAYRCVQRIAPLIGEQVPPLSEFKEVRCQDLSPGGFSFVCDAPPEQEDYAVELGRAPVLIYVTARVVHVSEVRVGPRVQYLAGCRFTGRLTG